In a genomic window of uncultured Flavobacterium sp.:
- a CDS encoding M1 family metallopeptidase has protein sequence MRKIILLSFLSLGLNSLSAQNAPYWQQHVDYKMEVSMDVKNYQYKGKQELVYTNNSPDTLRKVFYHLYPNAFQPGSEMDARLHSIKDPDGRMVSKVKGADGKEVKQSRIETLKPNEVGYLKITNLKQDGIVAQIRTSGTILEVTLAKPILPNSQTTFTLDFDGQVPVQIRRSGRNNSEGVELSMSQWYPKLAEFDFEGWHADPYIAREFHGVWGNFDVKITIDKDYTIGGSGYLQDKNQIGHGYEDAGVTVVYPKKAKTLTWHFIAPNVHDFTWAADKQYTHDVVKGPNDVDLHFFYKNDEKTTGNWKKLEPLMVKVMDFYNHKVGAYPYKQYSFIQGGDGGMEYAMCTLMLGSGTLEGILGTATHEMGHSWFQHILASNESKHPWMDEGFTTYIEDMALNELKGDKKVENPFKGNYTAYYNLVNSGKEQPETTHGDRYDENRPYSISSYVKGSIFLSQLEYVIGKENVDATLKRYYNDFKFKHPTPNDIKRTAERVSGAELDWYLIDWTETLNTIDYGIKDVADNAGKTTVSLERIGRMPMPIDLTVEYTDGTSESFYIPLRMMNFIKPNPNPNVKRTVLEDWAWAQSNYSFTIDKSKTAIKKITIDPSGLMADIKASNNVYEVK, from the coding sequence ATGCGAAAAATTATATTACTATCTTTTTTGAGTTTGGGTTTAAACTCTTTATCTGCGCAAAATGCTCCATATTGGCAACAACATGTCGATTATAAAATGGAAGTTTCGATGGATGTAAAAAACTATCAGTACAAAGGAAAACAGGAATTGGTTTATACCAATAATTCGCCTGATACTTTAAGAAAAGTTTTTTATCATTTATATCCAAATGCATTTCAGCCAGGAAGCGAAATGGATGCTCGTTTGCATTCTATAAAAGATCCTGACGGAAGAATGGTAAGTAAAGTAAAAGGTGCCGATGGTAAAGAGGTTAAACAAAGCCGAATTGAAACTTTGAAACCAAATGAAGTTGGATATCTAAAAATCACAAATCTTAAACAAGATGGAATAGTGGCTCAAATAAGAACCTCAGGAACTATTCTTGAAGTTACTTTGGCTAAGCCAATTTTACCTAATTCACAAACTACATTTACGTTAGATTTTGACGGACAAGTTCCGGTTCAAATTCGTCGTTCAGGACGTAATAATTCTGAAGGAGTTGAACTTTCGATGTCACAATGGTATCCTAAATTAGCCGAATTTGATTTCGAAGGCTGGCACGCAGATCCATATATTGCGAGAGAATTTCACGGAGTTTGGGGTAATTTTGATGTAAAAATCACAATCGACAAAGACTATACAATTGGAGGTTCAGGATATTTGCAAGACAAAAACCAAATTGGTCACGGATACGAAGATGCTGGTGTAACGGTTGTTTATCCAAAGAAAGCAAAAACATTAACATGGCATTTTATCGCGCCAAATGTTCACGATTTTACTTGGGCAGCAGACAAACAATATACACATGATGTTGTAAAAGGACCAAATGATGTTGATTTGCATTTCTTCTACAAAAATGATGAAAAAACAACCGGAAACTGGAAAAAATTAGAGCCGTTAATGGTTAAAGTAATGGATTTTTACAATCATAAAGTAGGCGCATATCCATACAAACAATATTCATTTATTCAAGGTGGAGATGGCGGAATGGAATATGCAATGTGTACTTTAATGTTAGGAAGCGGAACTCTTGAAGGTATTTTGGGAACAGCAACGCACGAAATGGGACATTCTTGGTTTCAACATATTTTAGCTTCAAACGAATCAAAACACCCATGGATGGATGAAGGTTTTACAACTTACATCGAAGACATGGCTTTGAATGAATTAAAAGGAGATAAAAAAGTAGAAAACCCGTTTAAAGGAAATTATACAGCTTATTACAACTTAGTAAATTCAGGAAAAGAACAGCCAGAAACTACTCACGGTGATCGTTATGACGAAAACAGACCTTACAGTATTTCATCTTATGTAAAAGGAAGTATCTTTTTGTCACAATTAGAATATGTGATTGGAAAAGAGAATGTAGATGCAACTTTAAAAAGATATTACAACGATTTTAAATTCAAACATCCAACTCCAAATGATATCAAAAGAACTGCAGAAAGAGTTTCCGGAGCAGAGTTAGATTGGTATTTAATTGATTGGACAGAAACGTTAAATACAATTGATTACGGTATCAAAGATGTTGCAGATAATGCTGGAAAAACAACGGTAAGTTTAGAGAGAATTGGAAGAATGCCAATGCCAATAGATTTAACTGTAGAATATACAGACGGAACATCTGAGAGTTTTTATATTCCGTTAAGAATGATGAATTTTATTAAGCCAAATCCAAATCCAAACGTAAAAAGAACAGTTTTGGAAGATTGGGCTTGGGCACAATCAAATTATAGTTTTACAATTGATAAAAGCAAAACGGCAATTAAAAAAATCACAATTGATCCAAGCGGATTAATGGCAGATATTAAAGCATCAAATAATGTTTATGAAGTAAAATAA
- a CDS encoding L-threonine 3-dehydrogenase — MNPKILIIGACGQIGTELTQKLRKLYGTENVIASDIRKLNTDVVNSGPFEVVNALDFNQIEHLVEVHQITDIYLMAALLSATAEKNPAFAWDLNMNSLFHVLNLAKAKKIKKIFWPSSIAVFGPTTPKENTPQYTVMEPSTVYGISKQAGERWCEYYHNIYGVDVRSIRYPGLISWSTPPGGGTTDYAVDIFYKAIADKKYECFLSSETKMPMMYMDDAIDATINIMKAPAEEIKIHSSYNLAAMSFTPTEIANEIKKHIPEFTITYEPDFRQKIADSWPASIDDSEARKDWGWKHTFDLETMTKDMLEHLAQ; from the coding sequence ATGAATCCAAAAATATTGATCATTGGCGCTTGCGGTCAAATTGGGACTGAACTGACTCAAAAACTACGTAAGTTATACGGAACAGAAAATGTAATTGCTTCTGATATTCGAAAATTAAATACTGACGTTGTTAATTCAGGTCCTTTTGAAGTGGTGAATGCTTTAGATTTCAATCAAATTGAACATCTTGTCGAAGTGCATCAAATCACAGATATTTATTTGATGGCGGCACTTTTATCTGCTACAGCTGAGAAGAATCCGGCTTTTGCATGGGATTTGAATATGAATTCATTATTTCACGTTTTGAATTTGGCTAAAGCCAAAAAAATAAAAAAGATATTCTGGCCTTCAAGTATTGCAGTTTTTGGACCAACTACTCCAAAAGAAAATACACCTCAATATACTGTTATGGAACCTTCAACGGTTTACGGAATCAGTAAACAAGCCGGTGAAAGATGGTGTGAATATTACCATAATATTTATGGCGTTGATGTTCGAAGCATCCGTTATCCTGGTTTAATTAGCTGGTCAACTCCTCCTGGTGGCGGAACTACAGATTATGCTGTTGATATTTTCTATAAGGCTATTGCCGATAAAAAATACGAGTGCTTTTTATCATCTGAGACAAAAATGCCAATGATGTATATGGATGATGCGATCGATGCGACGATTAATATTATGAAAGCTCCGGCTGAAGAAATCAAAATACATTCTTCATACAATTTAGCCGCAATGAGTTTTACTCCAACTGAAATTGCAAACGAAATCAAAAAACATATTCCTGAGTTTACGATTACTTATGAGCCTGATTTCCGTCAGAAAATTGCGGACAGCTGGCCGGCAAGTATCGACGATTCTGAGGCGAGAAAAGATTGGGGTTGGAAACATACTTTTGATCTTGAAACTATGACAAAAGATATGTTGGAACATTTGGCTCAATAA
- the mfd gene encoding transcription-repair coupling factor, producing MTKNALYTMYDNLPKNEQIAKQLLEQNQIKMHLNGLLGSAVSFVIRAVFKKTELPFLIVLDNKEEAAYYLNDLEQMIGEQDVLFYPASFRRPYQVDETDNANVLLRAEVLNRINSRKKPAIIVTYPEALFEKVVTRQQLDKNTLKVALNDKISIDFINEVLFEYEFKRVDFITEPGEFSVRGGIVDVFSFSNDHPYRIEFFGNEVDSIRSFDVETQLSVETHKKITIIPNVENKIFQENRESFLDYIAEKTVLFIQNTDGLFSQLDKQFARAEEAFEKLSKEIKHAQPEQLFLNQASFTKRALDFSVVELASKPIFKTSKTFEFHIQPQPSFNKQFDLLLNNLSDNHFNGYKNYLFCSNETQAKRFHDIFETLDEANSENIRKQYHTVVLPLYQGFIDEENQITAYTDHQIFERYHKFNIKNGYSKKQNITLKELTALSVGDYVTHIDHGIGKFGGLQKIQVEGKTQEAIKLVYADNDIVYVSIHSLHKISKYNGKDGTPPKIYKLGSNAWKILKQKTKARVKHIAFNLIQLYAKRRLEKGFQFAPDSYLQNELESSFIYEDTPDQTKSTQEVKADMESDRPMDRLVCGDVGFGKTEVAIRAAFKAVDNSKQVAVLVPTTILAYQHYRTFTERLKDMPVSIGYLNRFRTAKQKAQTLKDLAEGKLDIVIGTHQLVNKNVVFKDLGLLIVDEEQKFGVNVKDKLKTIAANVDTLTLTATPIPRTLQFSLMAARDLSVITTPPPNRYPIETNVVSFNEEVIRDAISYEIQRNGQVFFINNRIENIKEVAGMIQRLVPNARVGIGHGQMEGAKLEELMLGFMNGDFDVLVATTIIESGLDVPNANTIFINNANNFGLSDLHQMRGRVGRSNKKAFCYFICPPYSSMTEDARKRIQALEQFSELGSGFNIAMKDLEIRGAGDLLGGEQSGFINEIGFDTYQKIMNEAIEELKENEFKDLYPEENDIETKEYVKDLQIDTDFELLFSDEYINNVTERLSLYNELGSVKNEAELVIFQNKLIDRFGPMPPRANALMNSIRIKWIATAVGIEKLVMKKGKMIGYFVSDQQSDYYQSKRFHKMIKFVQTHSNLCTMKEKQTPNGLRLLLTFDNVKSTKRALELMEMLGE from the coding sequence TTGACTAAAAACGCCTTATATACAATGTATGATAATCTGCCTAAAAACGAGCAGATTGCCAAACAATTACTAGAACAAAATCAGATAAAAATGCATCTTAACGGATTGTTAGGATCAGCAGTTTCATTTGTCATACGCGCTGTTTTCAAGAAGACAGAGTTGCCTTTTTTGATTGTTCTGGACAATAAAGAAGAAGCCGCTTATTATTTGAACGATCTCGAGCAAATGATTGGCGAGCAAGATGTTTTGTTTTATCCTGCATCATTTCGACGTCCGTATCAGGTTGATGAAACCGATAACGCGAATGTTTTGCTTCGCGCTGAGGTTTTAAATCGAATCAATTCCCGAAAAAAACCAGCCATAATTGTTACGTATCCAGAAGCACTTTTTGAGAAAGTAGTTACACGTCAGCAATTAGACAAAAACACGTTGAAAGTCGCTTTGAATGATAAAATTTCGATCGATTTTATCAACGAAGTTTTATTTGAATATGAATTCAAAAGAGTCGATTTTATTACAGAACCCGGAGAATTTTCGGTTCGTGGAGGAATTGTCGATGTATTCTCTTTTTCAAACGATCATCCTTATAGAATTGAATTTTTTGGTAACGAAGTAGACAGCATCAGAAGTTTTGATGTAGAAACGCAATTATCTGTAGAAACACATAAAAAAATCACCATAATTCCGAATGTCGAAAACAAGATATTTCAGGAAAACCGAGAAAGTTTCTTAGATTATATTGCTGAGAAAACGGTTCTTTTTATTCAAAATACAGACGGACTTTTCAGTCAGTTAGACAAACAATTTGCAAGAGCCGAAGAAGCTTTTGAGAAACTTTCGAAAGAAATAAAACACGCTCAGCCGGAACAATTATTCTTAAATCAGGCTTCGTTTACCAAGCGAGCTTTAGATTTTTCGGTTGTAGAATTGGCTTCAAAACCAATTTTTAAAACAAGTAAAACATTCGAATTTCATATTCAGCCGCAGCCATCTTTCAACAAGCAATTTGATTTGTTGCTGAATAATTTAAGCGACAATCATTTTAATGGATACAAGAATTATTTGTTCTGTTCGAATGAAACTCAGGCAAAACGTTTTCATGATATTTTTGAAACTTTAGACGAAGCGAATTCCGAGAATATTCGCAAGCAATATCATACCGTTGTATTGCCTTTATATCAAGGTTTTATTGACGAAGAAAATCAAATTACGGCGTATACAGATCACCAGATTTTTGAGCGATATCATAAATTCAACATCAAAAATGGTTATTCTAAAAAGCAAAATATTACGCTTAAAGAATTAACCGCGCTTTCGGTTGGTGATTATGTAACGCATATCGATCACGGAATTGGGAAGTTTGGCGGATTGCAGAAAATTCAAGTCGAAGGAAAAACTCAGGAAGCCATAAAACTGGTTTATGCCGATAATGATATCGTTTATGTAAGTATTCATTCGCTTCATAAAATCTCCAAATACAACGGAAAAGACGGAACACCTCCGAAGATTTATAAGTTAGGATCGAACGCCTGGAAAATTTTAAAACAAAAAACCAAAGCGCGTGTCAAACATATTGCTTTCAACTTGATTCAGTTGTATGCAAAACGTCGTTTAGAAAAAGGTTTTCAATTTGCGCCGGACAGTTATTTGCAAAACGAATTAGAAAGTTCGTTTATCTATGAAGATACACCGGATCAAACTAAATCGACACAAGAAGTAAAAGCTGATATGGAAAGCGATCGCCCAATGGATCGTTTGGTTTGTGGTGACGTAGGTTTCGGAAAAACGGAAGTTGCGATTCGTGCCGCTTTTAAAGCTGTCGATAATAGTAAACAAGTTGCCGTTTTAGTTCCGACTACTATTTTGGCATACCAACATTATAGAACTTTTACAGAACGATTAAAAGATATGCCGGTTTCAATAGGTTATTTAAACCGATTTAGAACCGCAAAACAAAAAGCGCAAACCTTAAAAGATTTAGCTGAAGGAAAACTTGATATCGTAATTGGAACACATCAATTAGTAAACAAAAATGTAGTTTTTAAAGATTTAGGTTTATTGATTGTCGATGAGGAACAAAAGTTTGGTGTAAACGTAAAAGACAAGCTTAAAACCATTGCGGCAAATGTTGATACGTTGACATTAACGGCAACGCCAATCCCGAGAACGCTTCAGTTTTCGTTAATGGCGGCAAGAGATTTATCGGTAATTACAACGCCTCCGCCAAATCGTTATCCAATAGAAACAAATGTGGTTAGTTTTAATGAAGAAGTAATTCGTGACGCGATTTCGTATGAAATTCAGCGAAACGGACAGGTTTTCTTCATTAATAATCGAATCGAAAATATAAAAGAAGTGGCCGGAATGATTCAGCGCTTGGTTCCAAATGCAAGAGTCGGAATTGGTCACGGACAAATGGAAGGCGCCAAACTCGAGGAATTGATGTTAGGTTTCATGAATGGAGATTTTGATGTTTTGGTTGCAACCACAATTATTGAAAGTGGATTGGACGTTCCAAATGCCAACACGATTTTCATTAATAATGCCAATAATTTCGGATTATCAGATTTGCATCAAATGCGCGGTCGAGTAGGTCGAAGTAACAAAAAAGCATTCTGTTATTTCATCTGTCCGCCGTATTCGTCAATGACCGAAGACGCCAGAAAACGTATTCAGGCGTTGGAACAATTTAGCGAATTAGGAAGTGGTTTTAACATTGCGATGAAAGATCTTGAAATTCGTGGTGCAGGAGATTTATTAGGTGGCGAACAAAGTGGTTTCATTAATGAAATTGGTTTTGATACGTACCAAAAAATCATGAACGAAGCGATCGAAGAATTAAAAGAAAACGAATTCAAAGATTTATATCCTGAAGAGAATGATATTGAAACCAAAGAATACGTAAAAGATCTTCAAATCGATACGGATTTTGAGCTTTTATTTTCTGATGAATACATCAATAATGTTACAGAACGTTTGAGCTTGTATAACGAATTAGGTTCTGTAAAAAATGAAGCCGAATTAGTTATTTTCCAAAATAAATTAATTGACCGTTTTGGTCCAATGCCTCCGCGCGCTAATGCGTTGATGAATAGTATTCGCATCAAATGGATTGCGACAGCTGTTGGTATTGAAAAACTGGTGATGAAAAAAGGCAAAATGATTGGCTATTTCGTTTCAGATCAACAATCAGATTATTACCAATCGAAGCGTTTCCATAAAATGATAAAGTTTGTACAAACGCACAGTAATCTTTGTACTATGAAAGAAAAACAAACACCAAATGGTTTACGACTTTTATTGACTTTCGACAATGTAAAATCAACCAAACGAGCTTTGGAATTGATGGAAATGTTAGGAGAATAA
- a CDS encoding helix-turn-helix transcriptional regulator produces MSTITKPHHIGRNISRIRELKDMKQEALAQALGISQQTVSAIENSETIDDEKLKEVAKALGVSVEAIEHFSEEAVFNYFNNFYDNSQGTVGNHHGNHHCTFNPLDKVVELYERLVQAEKDKNEHLEKFYKDK; encoded by the coding sequence ATGAGCACAATAACAAAACCACATCATATAGGAAGAAATATCAGTCGTATTCGTGAACTGAAAGACATGAAGCAGGAAGCACTTGCTCAGGCTTTAGGAATCAGTCAACAGACAGTTTCTGCAATCGAAAATAGCGAAACTATCGATGACGAAAAACTCAAAGAAGTTGCAAAAGCACTTGGTGTAAGTGTGGAAGCAATTGAACATTTTTCGGAAGAAGCTGTGTTTAATTATTTTAATAATTTTTATGATAATAGCCAGGGAACTGTAGGAAATCACCATGGAAATCATCATTGCACTTTTAATCCTCTTGACAAAGTAGTAGAACTTTACGAACGTTTGGTTCAGGCAGAAAAAGATAAAAACGAGCATTTAGAGAAATTCTATAAAGACAAATAG
- a CDS encoding DUF5683 domain-containing protein: MQYQFILLFLFFGLTTISAQQTKKIVLNDSLKSETIDPLRPAKAAFYSAIFPGLGQIYNKKYWKLPLVYGAIGASTYFYIDSKKNYNIYRNEYKSRLLGNTSGSEYLANLSNSQLIAAQKQYQRNRDLSALFIVGFYVLNIIDANIDAALSQFNVSEQLAFKPAINFKNENVQSNFGFACVYSF; encoded by the coding sequence ATGCAATATCAATTTATTCTTCTGTTTTTATTTTTTGGATTAACGACAATTTCAGCTCAGCAAACAAAGAAAATCGTTTTAAATGATTCTCTAAAATCAGAAACAATTGATCCTTTACGTCCTGCAAAAGCTGCATTTTATTCGGCTATTTTCCCCGGATTAGGACAAATTTATAATAAGAAATATTGGAAACTTCCTTTGGTTTACGGAGCAATTGGAGCGAGTACTTATTTTTATATCGACAGCAAGAAAAATTACAACATTTATCGAAACGAATACAAAAGCAGATTATTAGGGAATACAAGTGGTTCTGAATATTTGGCGAACTTAAGCAATAGTCAATTAATTGCTGCCCAAAAACAATATCAGCGAAATAGAGATTTATCGGCTTTGTTTATAGTTGGTTTTTATGTTTTAAATATAATTGATGCCAATATTGATGCCGCTTTATCTCAATTTAATGTGAGCGAACAATTAGCCTTTAAACCAGCAATAAATTTTAAAAATGAAAATGTGCAATCTAATTTTGGATTTGCCTGTGTATATTCGTTTTAA
- a CDS encoding Crp/Fnr family transcriptional regulator, with translation MTDIFKDFISELAEVNAQDMSRIMSCITAHKVKRNTIILSQGEVCNKFYFLEKGCMRTYYITQDGQEKTRLISFDNTPVTALTSFINQKPSVEYIDALEDSEILSISYDDFFILVNEISSWGLFYRRMLELAFTFQNNRIEDLVTLSAKERYEKLLKERPHYIQRLSNRIVASYLGISQETLSRLKSK, from the coding sequence ATGACAGATATATTTAAAGATTTTATTTCTGAATTAGCAGAGGTTAATGCTCAGGATATGAGTAGAATAATGTCTTGTATTACTGCTCATAAAGTAAAACGAAATACCATTATTTTATCTCAGGGAGAAGTCTGTAATAAATTTTATTTTCTAGAAAAAGGCTGCATGCGTACTTATTATATTACACAAGATGGCCAGGAAAAAACAAGATTAATTTCATTTGACAATACTCCCGTAACTGCACTCACTAGTTTTATCAATCAAAAACCTTCTGTTGAATATATTGATGCATTAGAAGATTCGGAAATACTTTCTATCTCTTATGATGATTTTTTTATTCTTGTGAATGAAATTTCTAGTTGGGGATTATTTTATAGAAGAATGTTAGAATTAGCCTTTACTTTTCAAAATAACAGAATAGAAGATTTGGTTACACTATCAGCCAAAGAACGTTATGAAAAACTATTAAAAGAGAGACCACATTATATCCAACGTCTTTCGAATAGAATAGTAGCTAGTTATCTGGGTATTTCTCAGGAAACTTTAAGCAGACTCAAATCTAAATAA
- a CDS encoding amidohydrolase family protein yields MKIITIEEHFSSPKISEKMKQFQPQSSDAEKNKDMQELIKHFLPTNDDIEDVGARRIKFMDESGIDMQVISYGGGSPQGIADPKIAIELCAEANDELAHLIKQNPTRFAGFAALPVADPVAATAELERAVKSLGFKGALLAGTFQGKFFDEAEFFPIFEKAAELDVPVYLHPGIIEKEVADHYFRNDNWSKLVNGVFPAAGFGWHMDSGIHVIRMILSGVFDKLPNLKIISGHWGEFVPAFLERLDETLYSEITHLKRTISEYYKEHVYITPSGIFSETQLKFAIAQMGADHIIYSGDYPYLIKTETGDFLKNASISEEDKAKIGHLNVEKLLNL; encoded by the coding sequence ATGAAAATTATCACGATAGAAGAACATTTTAGCTCACCAAAAATCAGTGAGAAAATGAAACAGTTTCAGCCACAAAGTAGTGACGCTGAAAAAAATAAAGACATGCAGGAATTGATAAAACATTTTTTGCCTACAAATGATGATATTGAAGATGTTGGTGCACGCAGAATTAAATTTATGGATGAAAGCGGTATCGATATGCAGGTCATTTCGTATGGCGGAGGAAGTCCACAAGGAATTGCAGACCCTAAAATTGCAATTGAACTTTGTGCTGAAGCCAATGACGAATTAGCACATTTAATAAAACAAAATCCAACTCGTTTTGCCGGTTTTGCAGCTTTGCCAGTTGCTGATCCAGTTGCAGCAACAGCTGAATTAGAACGTGCTGTAAAAAGTTTAGGTTTTAAAGGAGCTTTATTAGCGGGGACTTTTCAGGGCAAATTCTTTGATGAAGCTGAATTTTTTCCAATTTTTGAAAAAGCAGCTGAATTAGATGTACCCGTTTATTTGCATCCGGGAATTATTGAAAAAGAAGTAGCAGACCATTATTTTAGAAATGATAATTGGTCAAAATTAGTAAACGGAGTTTTTCCGGCTGCAGGTTTTGGCTGGCACATGGACAGTGGAATTCATGTAATCAGAATGATTCTTTCGGGAGTTTTTGATAAGTTGCCCAATTTAAAAATAATCTCTGGACATTGGGGAGAATTTGTTCCTGCTTTTCTCGAAAGATTAGACGAAACTTTATACAGTGAAATAACACATTTAAAACGTACGATTTCAGAATATTATAAAGAGCATGTTTATATCACGCCAAGCGGAATTTTCTCTGAAACTCAACTAAAATTTGCGATTGCACAAATGGGAGCGGATCATATCATTTACTCGGGAGATTATCCTTATTTGATAAAAACCGAAACAGGAGATTTTCTTAAAAACGCTTCAATTTCTGAAGAAGACAAAGCAAAAATAGGGCATC